A genomic region of Callospermophilus lateralis isolate mCalLat2 unplaced genomic scaffold, mCalLat2.hap1 Scaffold_109, whole genome shotgun sequence contains the following coding sequences:
- the LOC143386341 gene encoding cyclin-dependent kinase 5 activator 1-like: MGTVLSLSPSYRKATLFEDGAATVGHYTAVQNSKNAKDKNLKRHSIISVLPWKRIVAVSAKKKNSKKVQPNSSYQNNITHLNNENLKKSLSCANLSTFAQPPPAQPPAPRANQLSGSQTGVSSSVKKAPHPSVTSAGTPKRVIVQASTSELLRCLGEFLCPRCYRLKHLSPTDPVLWLRSVDRSLLLQGWQDQGFITPANLGFLYMLCRDVISSEVGSDHELQAVLLTCLYLSYSYMGNEISYPLKPFLVESCKEAFWDRCLSVINLMSSKMLQINADPHYFTQVFSDLKNESGQEDKKRLLLGLDW, encoded by the coding sequence ATGGGCACGGTGCTGTCCCTGTCCCCCAGCTACCGGAAGGCCACGCTGTTTGAGGATGGCGCGGCCACGGTGGGCCACTACACGGCCGTGCAGAACAGCAAGAACGCCAAGGACAAGAACCTGAAGCGGCACTCCATCATTTCCGTGCTGCCTTGGAAGAGGATTGTGGCCGTGTCAGCCAAGAAGAAGAACTCCAAGAAGGTGCAGCCCAACAGCAGCTACCAGAACAACATCACGCACCTCAACAATGAGAACCTGAAGAAGTCGCTGTCCTGCGCCAACCTGTCCACATTCGCCCAGCCCCCACCGGCCCAGCCGCCCGCACCCCGGGCCAACCAGCTCTCAGGCTCCCAGACCGGGGTCTCCTCCTCTGTCAAGAAGGCCCCGCACCCCTCCGTCACTTCCGCAGGGACGCCCAAACGGGTCATCGTCCAGGCATCCACCAGCGAGCTGCTGCGCTGCCTGGGCGAATTTCTCTGCCCCCGGTGCTACCGCCTGAAGCACCTGTCCCCAACGGACCCCGTGCTTTGGCTGCGCAGTGTGGACCGCTCCCTGCTTCTGCAGGGCTGGCAGGACCAGGGCTTCATCACGCCGGCCAACCTGGGCTTCCTCTATATGCTCTGCAGGGATGTTATCTCGTCTGAGGTGGGTTCAGACCATGAGCTCCAGGCCGTCCTGCTGACCTGCCTGTACCTCTCCTATTCCTACATGGGCAACGAGATCTCCTACCCGCTCAAGCCCTTCCTGGTGGAGAGCTGCAAGGAGGCCTTTTGGGACCGTTGCCTCTCTGTCATCAACCTCATGAGCTCCAAGATGCTGCAGATCAATGCTGACCCACACTATTTCACACAGGTGTTCTCCGACCTGAAGAATGAGAGTGGCCAGGAGGACAAGAAGAGGCTCCTTCTAGGGCTTGATTGGTGA